A genomic window from Lycium barbarum isolate Lr01 chromosome 4, ASM1917538v2, whole genome shotgun sequence includes:
- the LOC132637331 gene encoding uncharacterized protein LOC132637331 — protein MHEVFYAGPYSINNKPMILKKWCPNFDFNAEFLTAIPLWVKLPKLPVSCWSSVSLSKIASTLGILLFADECTTNQTRISYARMLIKVDVTRPVPDFIPVMDPSGQVFQQQVGFEWKPEYCEKCLKLGHNCINKNTAPSQQQRVHKQQDHQPKKRKQPIQQWQAREEQHPVILGPNSTDHAIPQTQQDGEGKNENDSHKRKDLGQSGEANTPATMRTQGVVLADSDETDRAILENPLSCPSLEYGGLMEKPNDNAVVANLFPPDEGGGSSIQV, from the coding sequence ATGCATGAAGTTTTCTATGCAGGGCCATATAGTATCAATAATAAGCCTATGATTTTGAAGAAATGGTGTCCCAACTTCGACTTTAATGCTGAATTCCTCACTGCAATACCCCTCTGGGTAAAACTGCCTAAATTGCCAGTAAGTTGTTGGAGTAGTGTCTCATTGAGCAAAATAGCCAGCACCTTAGGAATCCTGTTGTTTGCGGATGAGTGTACCACAAATCAGACGCGGATCTCTTATGCTAGAATGCTGATAAAGGTTGATGTTACTAGACCAGTGCCCGACTTCATACCTGTGATGGATCCAAGTGGGCAGGTGTTCCAGCAACAAGTGGGTTTTGAATGGAAACCAGAATACTGTGAGAAGTGCTTAAAACTGGGGCATAATTGTATCAACAAGAACACTGCACCTTCCCAACAACAAAGGGTTCATAAGCAACAGGACCACCAACCTAAGAAGAGGAAGCAACCAATACAACAATGGCAGGCTAGAGAAGAGCAACATCCAGTGATTCTAGGGCCGAACTCGACTGATCATGCCATTCCCCAAACTCAACAAGATGGGGAAGGCAAGAATGAAAATGATAGCCATAAGCGAAAGGACTTAGGACAATCAGGGGAGGCCAATACACCAGCTACTATGCGTACTCAAGGGGTTGTGTTAGCTGATAGTGATGAAACCGACAGAGCAATCCTGGAAAATCCCCTATCCTGTCCTAGTTTGGAATATGGGGGGTTGATGGAGAAACCAAATGACAATGCTGTGGTGGCAAACTTATTTCCTCCTGATGAAGGAGGGGGCTCTTCCATACAAGTTTGA